The stretch of DNA CCTCGCCCGGGCGATGCTCCAGCTCCAGATCCAGGAAGCCCCGTCCCGGGGCACCGGCCTGGAGGAGGACGACCTCGCCCGCATCGCCGAGCGGGTCGCGGGCCTCGCTCCCGCCATCATGGCGACCACCTTCACCCTGCTGCTCACCTTCTATCTCTGGGCCGGCGCCCGGGTGGTGCAGATCTCCGGCCGCCTCGCCCGGCCCTGGCCGGACCTCCCCGCCACCGCCCTGCCGCGCCGGGCCCTGTGGGGATTGGTCGTCGGCGCCGTGCTCTCGGTCGCGCCGGGCTATGCCGGCGCCTTCGGGGTCGCGCTGCTCGGCGCCCTCTCGACGGCGCTCGCCCTCCAGGGCCTCGCCGCGCTGCACGACCGCAGCCGGGGCAAGCCCGGCCGCGTACCGATGCTGATCGGCCTCTACGTGCTGGTCTTTCTGACGCAGGGCCTGGCGCTCGCGGCGCTCGCCCTGTTCGGCCTCGTCGATGCCCTGACCGGGCGGCGCCGCGCGGCGCAAGCTCCGCCGGTGGCCTGACGCAACCGAATCCCCGGGCCGCCCCGGCGACCCGGATCCCCGACGGCGGGCACGCTCCGCCATCACACCCAGAGGCCGACGAGGCCTCGCAAACGAAGGACGACGACCATGGAAGTGATCCTGCTCGAGCGCGTGGCCAAGCTCGGCCAGATGGGCGAGACCGTGAAGGTGAAGGCGGGCTTCGCCCGCAACTTCCTGCTCGCCCGCGGCAAGGCCCTGCGCGCCACGGAAGGCAACAAGAAGCGCTTCGAGGACCAGCGCGCCCAGCTCGAGGCCCGCAACCTCGAGCGTCGCGCCGAGGCCGAGAAGGTCGGCGAGACCCTGAACGGCAAGAGCTTCGTGCTGATCCGCCAGGCCGGCGAGACCGGCGTGCTCTACGGCTCGGTCTCCCCGCGCGACCTCGCCGAGGTGGTGACCCAGGAGGGCTTCACCATCAACCGCGACCAGTTCAACATCGCGCAGCCGATCAAGACGCTCGGCCTGCACACCGTCCCGGTCGTGCTGCACCCCGAGGTCGAGGTCTCCGTGACCGTCAACATCGCCCGCAGCCCCGAGGAGGCCGAGCGCCAGGCCCGCGGCGAGTCGACCACCACCCGCGAGGAGTTCAACCTCGACGATCTCGGCCTCGAGGTCGGTGCCGCCCTCGCCGAGGCCGGCCCGGACGCCAGCCTCGACCGCTGATCGATCCACGGCTCTTACCCGCCTCGGGTGGGGAGAACCGGGACAGCGGGGACAAGCCCGGGATCCGGGCTTGACTTGTTCCCATTTTGTTCCAGCATGGCGGGGTCCGCGGCGCGAGTCGCGGGCCCCGCTGTCGTTTCGAACCACCGTTCGCCACCCTTCGGTCAAGGTTTGGTCAACGATGGCGGTGCGATGGTCGCCGCAGCGTTTGTTCTGACACGCGGTCGCCCCGACCCGTGCCGCCCCCTCGATGAGCCGGAGCCCCGCCGGATGGCCATTCCCAGCACCCTGACGGCGAATCTCGAACCCGTGCAGCAGGAATACCGCGTCGCGCCGCACAACATCGACGCGGAGCAGGCGCTGCTCGGCGCGATCCTGGTGAACAACGACGCGTTCTACCGGGTCTCGGACTTCCTGCTGCCCGAGCACTTCATGGAGGAGGTGCACCGGCGGATCTACGAGGTGTCGATCACGCTGATCAAGGCCGGCAAGCTCGCCAGCCCGATCACGCTGAAGACCTATCTGGGCGACGCCGATCTCGGCGGCCTCACGGTCGGCCAGTACCTCGCCCGGCTCGCCGCCGAGGCGACGACGGTCATCAACTCCGAGCATTACGGCCGCACGATCTACGACCTGGCGCTGCGCCGGCGCCTGATCACCATCGGCGAGGACCTGGTCAACGGCGCCTACGAGGCCCCGGTCGAGACCTCGCCGCGCGAGCAGATCGAGGCGACCGAGCGCCGGCTCTACGAACTCGCCGAGACCGGCAAGTACGACGGCGGCTTCCAGAAGTTCTCCGACGCCCTGACGGCGGCGGTGGACATGGCGGCCAAGGCCTATCAGCGCGAGGGCCGGCTGTCGGGCATCGCCACCGGCCTGTCCGACCTCGACGCCAAGATGGGCGGCCTGCAGGCCTCGGACCTGATCATCCTCGCCGGCCGCCCCGGCATGGGCAAGACCTCGCTCGCCACCAACATCGCGTTCAACATTGCCAAGGCCTATGTCGGCGAGAAGCAGCCCGACGGCTCGATCGCGACCAAGAACGGCGGCATCGTCGGCTTCTTCTCCCTCGAAATGTCGGCCGAGCAGCTCGCCACCCGCATCATCGCCGAGCAATCCGGCGTCGCCTCCTACAAGATCCGCCGCGGCGACATCCGGCCGGAGGAATTCTACAAGATCACCGACGCCGCCCGGGACATGCAGACGATCCCGTTTTACATCGACCAGACCGGCGGCATCTCGATCGCCCAGCTCGCCGCCCGGGCCCGCCGGCTCAAGCGCCAGCGCGGCCTCGACCTCCTCGTCGTCGACTACCTCCAGCTCCTGTCCGGCTCGTCCAAGAAGGGCGAGAACCGGGTGCAGGAGATGACCGAGATCACCACCGGCATGAAGGCGCTCGCCAAGGAGCTGGCGGTGCCGATCGTCGCCCTGTCGCAGCTCTCGCGCCAGGTCGAGGCCCGCGACGACAAGCGGCCGCAGCTCTCGGACCTGCGCGAATCGGGCTCGATCGAGCAGGATGCCGACGTGGTGATGTTCGTGTTCCGCGAGGAATACTACGTCAAGAACAAGAAGCCGCGCGAGGGCACGGAAGAGTTCTTCACCTGGGAAGCCGAGATGAACCGCGTCTACGGCAAGGCCGAGGTGATCCTCGGCAAGCAGCGCCACGGCCCGACCGGCACGGTCGAGCTCCAGTTCGACGCCGAGATCACCCGGTTCTCGAACCTGGCCCAGGGCGACCGGCTGCCCGACAACCACTGACGCCTGCGCGATTCGCGCGAGGGAACCCACACCCTCGGTGTCATCCTGGGGCTCGGCTGCGCGGCCCCGGGATGACACGGTGAGTGATCGAGCGGAGCGCTGAGACGATCAGCAGCCTGACTTTTGGTCACTCGGCCCCTCTCCCGCCCCTTGGCTCTTCCCCCTTCCGGGGGGTAGACCGGGCGCATGAGCGATTCGTGCCCCATCGGCCATGGCGGCCGCCTCACCATCGACCTGTCGGCCCTGCGGGCGAACTGGCGGCGCCTCGCCCAAGAGGCTCGATGCCCCGAGACCGCCGCGGTCATCAAGGCCGATGCCTATGGCTGCGGGATCGCCCGGGCCGCCCCCGCCCTGTGGGCGGAAGGCTGCCGCACCTTCTTCGTCGCCCACCTGTCGGAAGCGCTGATCGCCCGCGCGGCGGTGCCGGAGGCGGCGATCTACGTGCTGAACGGCTTTCCGCCGGGCAACGCGCCGGCCTACCGCGAGGCCGGCTTGCGCCCGGTACTCGGCTCGCGCGAGGAGGTCGCCGAGTGGGCGGCGGCGAACCGCCGGGAGGGCGTGACCCGGCCGGCGGCGCTCCACGTCGATACCGGCATGAACCGCCTCGGCCTGTCGGTGCCGGAGGGGCTGGCGCTCGCCGGCGATCCGGTCGTGGCTGAGGCCGGGATCGACCTCCTGATGAGCCACCTCGTCAGCGCCGAGGTCGAGCACGATCTGCTCACCGACCATCAGGCCGCCGAATTCGCGCGGGTGCGCGAAGCCTATCCGGGGATCCGGGCGTCGCTCGCCAACTCCTCCGGCGACTTCCTGCCCTCCTGCCGGGCCGACCTGGCGCGGCCGGGCTATGCCCTCTACGGCGGCAACCCGCGACCCGGGCGCGACAACCCGATGCGCCCGGTGGTGCGGCTCGAGGCCGGCATCCTCCAGGTCCGCGCGGTCGATGCCGGCGAGACCGCCGGCTACAACGCCCGCTGGACCGCCTCGGGACCGCGCCGGCTCGCGACCCTGTCGCTGGGCTATGCCGACGGCTTTCCCCGCGCCTCGACCGGCCGCGGCGAGGCCGTGGTCGGCGGCGTGCGCTGCCCCTTCGTCGGCAACGTCTCGATGGACCTCATCATCCTCGACGTGACCGAGGCGCCGCCGGAAGCCCTGGTCCGCGGCGCGCCCGCGACGCTCATCGGCGATGGCCTCGACCTCGACACGGTCGGGCGCAATGCCGGCACGATCGGCTACGAGATCCTGACCGGGCTCGGGCGCAGGTATGAGCGGGTGTATCGCGGCTGAGGCCTTCGAAAACCCGGTACGGCGCCGCTGCGGCCCATCACCCCCACCCCTTTCGAAAAGGCGGTTTTGCTCGAGCGCGGTTGGCGCTAGGCTCCCTTCCGATCAGGCCGGGGCGCGAGAGACCCCGGCGACGGGAGGATTCGCGCATGGACTTCACCCTCTCCGAGCGCCAGCGCCACTGGCGCGACCGGGTCCGGGCCTTCATGGACGAGCATGTCCGCCCCATGGTCCCGACCTACAAGGCCGAGATGGAGGCCTTCGGTGCCGATCGCTGGCAGCCGGTGCCGGTGATCGAGCGGCTGAAGCCCAAGGCCCGCGAGGCCGGGCTGTGGAACCTCTTCCTGCCCCCGTCGCCCCAGCATGACGACGGCGCGTTCCGCGGCGCCGGGCTCACCAACCTCGACTATGCGCTGTGCGCCGAGGAGATGGGCCGGATCCAGTGGGCCTCCGAGGTGTTCAACTGCTCGGCGCCCGATACCGGCAACATGGAGGTGCTGCACCGCTACGGCACCCAGGCCCAGAAGGAGCGCTGGCTCACGCCGCTCATGGCCGGCGAGATCCGCTCGGCCTTCCTGATGACCGAGCCGGACGTGGCCTCCTCGGATGCCACCAACATCGAGACCCGCATCCGCCGCGACGGCGACCATTACGTCATCAGCGGCCGCAAGTGGTGGTCCTCGGGGGTCGGCGATCCGCGCTGCGCCGTCGCCATCGTGATGGGCAAGACCGACACCAGCGCCCCCCTGCACCAGCAGCAATCGCAGATCCTGGTGCCCCTCGACGCCCCCGGGATCGAGGTGGTGCGGATGCTGCCGGTCTTCGGCTACGACGACGCGCCGCACGGCCATGCCGAGGTGATCCTGCATGACGTCCGGGTGCCGGCCGAGAATCTGCTGCTCGGCGAGGGCCGCGGCTTCGAGATCGCGCAAGGCCGCCTCGGGCCGGGGCGGATCCACCACTGCATGCGCACCATCGGGGTCGCGGAGGAGGCGCTGGAGAAGATGGCCAAGCGCCTGCTCGGCCGGGTCGCCTTCGGCAAGCGCATCGCCGACCACTCGGTCTGGGAGCAGCGCATCGGCGAGGCCCGCACCGACATCGAGATGACCCGCCTCCTCTGCCTCAAGGCGGCGGACATGATGGACAAGGTCGGCAACAAGGGCGCCAAGCTCGAGATCGCGATGATCAAGGTCGCCGCCCCGCGCATGGCGCTGAAGATCATCGACGACGCGATCCAGGCCCATGGCGGCGCCGGCGTCAGCAGCGATGCCGGCCTCGCCTATGCTTACGCGCGCATCCGCACGCTGCGCCTCGCCGACGGGCCCGACGAGGTCCACAACCGCTCGATCGCCCGGCTGGAACTGGCGCAATACGGCAACCGCGAGCGGCCGAAGGCCTGAACGGGGATTCGGAAGATCGTCCGCGCGGGCGGCCCGTTTCGGAGAACGGGTTTTCCGCGCGGGCAGCAAAAAAGCACGACGATGCTTTTGACGGCGCGGACATGGCCTTCGATACTGAAGGTCAACCGCGCCGTTCGACCGTCACGGCGCTGGATCTTCTTCGTGTTCGATGAGCGAGGACCCGCCATGACGCAGAAAACCCCCGATCCGATCCGCTTCGCCTATTGGGTGCCGAACGTTTCCGGCGGCCTCGTCGTCAGCAAGATCCCCCAGCGCACGAGCTGGGATGCCGACTACAACCGCGAACTGGCGCGGATCGCCGAGGCGGCGGGCTTCGACTACGCCTTGACCCAGATCCGCTTCACCGCTGGCTACGGCGCCGAGTACCAGCACGAATCGGTCGCCTTCAGCCACGCGCTGCTCGCCGCCACGACCAAGCTGAAGGTCATCGCCGCGCTCCTGCCCGGGCCGTGGAACCCGACGATCGCGGCCAAGCAGGTGGCGACGATCTCGCAGCTCACCCACGGGCGCATCGCCGTCAACATCGTCAGCGGCTGGTTCTCGGGCGAGTTCCGGGCGATCGGCGAACCCTGGCTCGACCACGACGAGCGCTACCGCCGCTCGGAGGAGTTCATCCGGTCGCTCCGCGGGATCTGGACGGAGGACAGTTTCAGCTTCCGCGGCGATTTCTACCGCTACAGCGACTACACCCTGAAGCCGAAGCCGGCCGAGCCCCTGCCCGAGATCTTCCAGGGTGGCTCGTCGCGGGCGGCGCGGGACATGGCGGCGCGGGTCTCCGACTGGTACTTCACCAACGGCAACACGCCGGAGAACATCCGGCTTCAGGTCGACGACATCCGCCACAAGGCGGCGGGGGAGGGGCGGCACGTCAAGATCGGCGTCAATGCCTTCGTCATCGCCCGCGACACCGAGGCGGAGGCCCGCGCCGTCCTGAAGGAGATCATCGACCAGGCCGATCCGGAGGCGGTGCGCGCCTTCGGCCACGAGGTGAAGAATGCCGGCGCCGCGTCGCCCGAGCGCGAGGGCAACTGGGCGAATTCCACCTTCGAGGATCTGGTGCAGTACAATGACGGCTTCCGCACCAACCTGATCGGCACGCCGGACCAGATCGCCGAGCGCATCCTGGCGCTCAAGGATGCGGGCGCTGATCTCGCGCTGCTCGGCTTCCTGCACTTCCAGGAGGAGGTGAAGTATTTCGGCGAAGAGGTGATCCCGCGGGTGCGGGCGCTGGAGGCGGCGCGGGCCGAGCGGAAGGAGGCGGCCTGACGTCCGGGACCGGTTGCCAGGATGAATCGCAATTTAATCGACCCGATCCGCCGCTGACCGGATCATGGCAGCCCACGCAACGGCTGCCAGACCATGATCCTCCTTCGCTCCTGCACGACGGCGCTTCTTCTCTCCCTCGCCGCCGTGCAGGGGCTCGCCGCCGAGGCGGGCCGGGCGCGGGTGCTGACCGAGCCGGTCTATGTCCGGCCGATCTACGGCGCCTACCGCCAATGCGGCGGCGCCTGCCTCAAGAGCGGCAGCCTGTCGTGGTTCTGCGGCGTGCGCCAGCAATGCAGCCTCGATTGCGCGACCGCCCCGCCTGTCCGCCGCTGCGCCTCGCCATAGATCGGGACGAGCGGGCGACATGAGGCAGGCATGACGAAGGGGCGGAACGAGGTCGCGAAGAAGGACTGGACCTGGACGAGCGCCGGACCGATCCACGCCTTTCTCGCCTGTCAGGAACAGGATGGAAGCGGGCGTACCCTCGCGGACGTGCTCGACTTCGATAATGCGCGCCTGGAGCGCGAGCACGACTTCATCCAGTGGTGCTTCCCGTTGCGCGAGCCGAGCCGGGCGGTCCCGGGATCGCCGGTGCTCGGGGAGGCCGAGGCCGAGGCGATCCGGCGCGATTCGCTCGCCCAGTCCGGTCTGCTCGCCGCCCGGGTCCGGATGATGCGCTTCTATGTCCAGACCAAGGGATGGCTGACGGCGTTCGACCACAACCACCTGCGCATCACCCGCATCCTCACCTCCCTGCGCGACCTCGCCGGGCTGGAGGCGGCGCAGGACTTCTACGACGGTATTCTCAGCCTCAACGAAGCGGCAGGCTCCCCGGTGAACCCGGAGAGCCTCGAATATTGGCGAAAAGCCGTGAAAGATTAGAAGAACGCCTGCAGCCCGGTCTGCGCCCGGCCCAGGATCAGGGCGTGGACGTCGTGGGTGCCCTCGTAGGTGTTCACCGTCTCGAGGTTCTGGGCGTGGCGCATCACGTGGTACTCGCCCATGATGCCGTTGCCGCCGTGCATGTCGCGCGCCTCGCGGGCAATCGCCAGCGCCTTGCCGCAATTGTTGCGCTTGACCAGCGAGATCATCTCCGGCGCCATCCGGCCCTCGTCGAACAGGCGCCCGACCCGCAGGGAGCCCTGGAGGCCGAGCGCGATCTCGGTCTGCATGTCGGCGAGCTTCTTCTGCACCAGCTGGGTCTGGGCCAGCGGCCGGTCGAACTGCTTGCGGTCGAGCGTGTATTGCCGGGCCCGGTGCCAGCAATCCTCGGCGGCGCCGAGCGCGCCCCAGGAGATGCCGTAGCGCGCCCGGTTGAGGCAGCCGAACGGGCCCTTCAGCCCCGAGACGTTGGGCAGCAGCGCGCTCTCCGGCACCTCGACGCCGTCCATCACGATCTCGCCGGTGACCGAGGCGCGCAAGCTCAGCTTGCCCTTGATCTTCGGCGCCGAGAGGCCCTTCATCCCCTTCTCCAGGATGAAGCCGCGGATCTGGTTGTCGTGGGACGGCGACTTCGCCCAGACCACGAACACGTCGGCGATCGGGGCGTTGGAGATCCAGGTCTTGGCACCCGACAGGCGGTAGCCGCCGTCGATCTTGTCGGCCCGGGTCTTCATGCCGGCGGGATCGGAGCCGGCATCCGGCTCGGTCAGGCCGAAGCAGCCGACGAACTCGCCCGAGGCGAGCTTGGGCAGGTACTTCTTGCGCTGGGTCTCGTCGCCATAGGCGTAGATCGGGTACATGACGAGCGACGACTGCACGCTCATCATCGAGCGGTAGCCGGAATCGACCCGCTCGACCTCGCGGGCGACGAGGCCGTAGGCGACGTAAGACGCGCCGGCGCAGCCATACTCCTCCGGCAGGGTGACGCCGAGAAGGCCCAGCTCACCCATGGCGTTGAACAGCGCGCGGTCGGTCTTCTCCTCGGCATAGGCCTCGACGATGCCGGGCAGCAGGCGCTCCTGGGCGAAGCTGCGGGCCGAGTCACGGATCAGGCGCTCGTCGTCGGTGAGCTGGTCGTCGAGCAGGAAGGGGTCGTCCCACCGGAACGCGCCGCGGGCGCCCTCTTGGGGCTTCACCGGGCTGAGGTTGGTCTGGGTGGCGACCGCGGCGGACGGGGCGTTCATGCATTTCCTCCTTGCATTTCGGCCGGGACGTTACCGCGGGTGCGCCGGCTCCGCCAGGATGCGAAACCGCATTCCGCACGCGCCAGCCATGCGGGACGAGAGCGCCTTCATTTGATTGGCTGCTTGTCGAGCTTGCGGGCGAGCGTCCGCCTGTGCATCCCGAGCCGGCGCGCCGTCTCCGAGATGTTGAAGTCGGTCTCGACCAGGGTCTGGTGGATGCGCTCCCATTCGAGCGTCTTGATCGAGGTCGGCCGGCCGTCGAGGGAGACGGCGACGTCGCCCTCCGCCTTGGAGAAGGCCGCCTCGATGTCGTCGGTATTGGCGGGCTTGGCGAGATAGTGGCAGGCGCCGAGCTTGATCGCCTCGACGGCGGTGGCGATGCTGGCATAGCCCGTGAGCACCACCGTGAGGATGCCGGGATCGTGGTCGTGGAGCGCCTTGACGCAGGCGAGGCCCGATTCGCCGTTGAGCTTCAGGTCGACCACGGCATAGGTCGGGGTGCGCGCGGCGAGCAGCGCCTCCAGGGCGCTGAGTCCGGTCAGGCTCACCACGGTATAGCCGCGCCGCTCGAGCGAGCGGGTCAGGGTGGCGGCGAAGCGCTCGTCGTCCTCGACGATGACGAGCAGGCGGTCTTCGTCGGACATCTCAGGGCCTGTTGAACGTAAAATCGGAGTGTCATGGTTTCTGCTTCATCCCACCCACAACCTCATCCTGAGGTGTCAGTCCATCCTTGATGGACTGACCTCGAAGGAGGGCTCCAGTGAGCTCCGAGACATCTGGAGCCCTCCTTCGAGGTCAGCCGATCTTCGATCGGCTAACACTTTAGGATGAGGTTGCGGGTGGGATAGACTGCCGAAGTAGTCGAATGGGCTCATCTCACACCGTCAGGCCGGAGAGCGGCAGGCTGATGGTCACGAC from Methylobacterium aquaticum encodes:
- the rplI gene encoding 50S ribosomal protein L9, coding for MEVILLERVAKLGQMGETVKVKAGFARNFLLARGKALRATEGNKKRFEDQRAQLEARNLERRAEAEKVGETLNGKSFVLIRQAGETGVLYGSVSPRDLAEVVTQEGFTINRDQFNIAQPIKTLGLHTVPVVLHPEVEVSVTVNIARSPEEAERQARGESTTTREEFNLDDLGLEVGAALAEAGPDASLDR
- a CDS encoding acyl-CoA dehydrogenase family protein; its protein translation is MDFTLSERQRHWRDRVRAFMDEHVRPMVPTYKAEMEAFGADRWQPVPVIERLKPKAREAGLWNLFLPPSPQHDDGAFRGAGLTNLDYALCAEEMGRIQWASEVFNCSAPDTGNMEVLHRYGTQAQKERWLTPLMAGEIRSAFLMTEPDVASSDATNIETRIRRDGDHYVISGRKWWSSGVGDPRCAVAIVMGKTDTSAPLHQQQSQILVPLDAPGIEVVRMLPVFGYDDAPHGHAEVILHDVRVPAENLLLGEGRGFEIAQGRLGPGRIHHCMRTIGVAEEALEKMAKRLLGRVAFGKRIADHSVWEQRIGEARTDIEMTRLLCLKAADMMDKVGNKGAKLEIAMIKVAAPRMALKIIDDAIQAHGGAGVSSDAGLAYAYARIRTLRLADGPDEVHNRSIARLELAQYGNRERPKA
- a CDS encoding replicative DNA helicase; translation: MAIPSTLTANLEPVQQEYRVAPHNIDAEQALLGAILVNNDAFYRVSDFLLPEHFMEEVHRRIYEVSITLIKAGKLASPITLKTYLGDADLGGLTVGQYLARLAAEATTVINSEHYGRTIYDLALRRRLITIGEDLVNGAYEAPVETSPREQIEATERRLYELAETGKYDGGFQKFSDALTAAVDMAAKAYQREGRLSGIATGLSDLDAKMGGLQASDLIILAGRPGMGKTSLATNIAFNIAKAYVGEKQPDGSIATKNGGIVGFFSLEMSAEQLATRIIAEQSGVASYKIRRGDIRPEEFYKITDAARDMQTIPFYIDQTGGISIAQLAARARRLKRQRGLDLLVVDYLQLLSGSSKKGENRVQEMTEITTGMKALAKELAVPIVALSQLSRQVEARDDKRPQLSDLRESGSIEQDADVVMFVFREEYYVKNKKPREGTEEFFTWEAEMNRVYGKAEVILGKQRHGPTGTVELQFDAEITRFSNLAQGDRLPDNH
- the sfnG gene encoding dimethylsulfone monooxygenase SfnG, which produces MTQKTPDPIRFAYWVPNVSGGLVVSKIPQRTSWDADYNRELARIAEAAGFDYALTQIRFTAGYGAEYQHESVAFSHALLAATTKLKVIAALLPGPWNPTIAAKQVATISQLTHGRIAVNIVSGWFSGEFRAIGEPWLDHDERYRRSEEFIRSLRGIWTEDSFSFRGDFYRYSDYTLKPKPAEPLPEIFQGGSSRAARDMAARVSDWYFTNGNTPENIRLQVDDIRHKAAGEGRHVKIGVNAFVIARDTEAEARAVLKEIIDQADPEAVRAFGHEVKNAGAASPEREGNWANSTFEDLVQYNDGFRTNLIGTPDQIAERILALKDAGADLALLGFLHFQEEVKYFGEEVIPRVRALEAARAERKEAA
- a CDS encoding response regulator transcription factor, giving the protein MSDEDRLLVIVEDDERFAATLTRSLERRGYTVVSLTGLSALEALLAARTPTYAVVDLKLNGESGLACVKALHDHDPGILTVVLTGYASIATAVEAIKLGACHYLAKPANTDDIEAAFSKAEGDVAVSLDGRPTSIKTLEWERIHQTLVETDFNISETARRLGMHRRTLARKLDKQPIK
- a CDS encoding acyl-CoA dehydrogenase — its product is MNAPSAAVATQTNLSPVKPQEGARGAFRWDDPFLLDDQLTDDERLIRDSARSFAQERLLPGIVEAYAEEKTDRALFNAMGELGLLGVTLPEEYGCAGASYVAYGLVAREVERVDSGYRSMMSVQSSLVMYPIYAYGDETQRKKYLPKLASGEFVGCFGLTEPDAGSDPAGMKTRADKIDGGYRLSGAKTWISNAPIADVFVVWAKSPSHDNQIRGFILEKGMKGLSAPKIKGKLSLRASVTGEIVMDGVEVPESALLPNVSGLKGPFGCLNRARYGISWGALGAAEDCWHRARQYTLDRKQFDRPLAQTQLVQKKLADMQTEIALGLQGSLRVGRLFDEGRMAPEMISLVKRNNCGKALAIAREARDMHGGNGIMGEYHVMRHAQNLETVNTYEGTHDVHALILGRAQTGLQAFF
- the alr gene encoding alanine racemase gives rise to the protein MSDSCPIGHGGRLTIDLSALRANWRRLAQEARCPETAAVIKADAYGCGIARAAPALWAEGCRTFFVAHLSEALIARAAVPEAAIYVLNGFPPGNAPAYREAGLRPVLGSREEVAEWAAANRREGVTRPAALHVDTGMNRLGLSVPEGLALAGDPVVAEAGIDLLMSHLVSAEVEHDLLTDHQAAEFARVREAYPGIRASLANSSGDFLPSCRADLARPGYALYGGNPRPGRDNPMRPVVRLEAGILQVRAVDAGETAGYNARWTASGPRRLATLSLGYADGFPRASTGRGEAVVGGVRCPFVGNVSMDLIILDVTEAPPEALVRGAPATLIGDGLDLDTVGRNAGTIGYEILTGLGRRYERVYRG
- a CDS encoding DUF2232 domain-containing protein, coding for MLRHTGIGVIAGLASALLIGVVVQATPLALALYLLAPLPILIVAMGWSHRTGLVAAASGTLALALVASPLRGLAFLVSTALPAWWLGYLALLGRPKASGGTTSGEMEWYPTGRLLAWVAVTAAVALVVVVMLSSGDHAAYQDRVRRLARAMLQLQIQEAPSRGTGLEEDDLARIAERVAGLAPAIMATTFTLLLTFYLWAGARVVQISGRLARPWPDLPATALPRRALWGLVVGAVLSVAPGYAGAFGVALLGALSTALALQGLAALHDRSRGKPGRVPMLIGLYVLVFLTQGLALAALALFGLVDALTGRRRAAQAPPVA
- a CDS encoding opioid growth factor receptor-related protein, whose amino-acid sequence is MTKGRNEVAKKDWTWTSAGPIHAFLACQEQDGSGRTLADVLDFDNARLEREHDFIQWCFPLREPSRAVPGSPVLGEAEAEAIRRDSLAQSGLLAARVRMMRFYVQTKGWLTAFDHNHLRITRILTSLRDLAGLEAAQDFYDGILSLNEAAGSPVNPESLEYWRKAVKD